The genomic interval CGCATCAAGGAGTCCCTTCTGTCCGTCCTGCTCTCCATGTATCACACCCGGATGGTCCGGAGCCCCGACCGAGGGAGGCAGAAAGAGGCCGGCGGAGGCGCGCCTGCCGCGGGCGAGGGCGCGGAGGCTCGGGCCGTTCCCCCCGGGGCTGAAACTGCCGGAGCGGGGACCCGATGAACGCGGAGACGTTCCGTTTCCTTGGGAAGCGCTTATTAAAACAAAAATGCATATTTTATCAGGAATAAATATACAAAACGTCTATGGGCAAAAATTTTCAGCGCTTCCCTAAAAAATTAACATGGGGGCTTTGCCCCCAAACCCCCACGCCGCTATCCTGAGACTGAGCGGCCCGCAAGCGAAGCGAGCGGCTGCCGGAAGGCTCCCCTCCGGGGATAGCGGCGGCCCCGGCAAGTTCCTTCTTCAAAAACAGCAAGCTGGGGTACCACAGGGAGGCTTCGTGGATTAAATCAGTGTTTCCCTTGATCTAGTCTCCGAGCGCATGTTGTGTTATGTTATTCTTTACATTCTCTCCCTGTCGACGGCGGATGGCGGATGGGGCCGCATCGATGGGGGACAGACTCTGGGAGGGTTCACGTTTTGAGATTGGAACTTCACGTCGACGGCCCCGAGGACGGGGAACCTCAAAGTCCGATTCCGTTATCCATATGGGGGGCTTTTGGGCGCGTCCTCGAAAGCGAGCTGGCCTCCCTGTATCCCGAGATCGTCCGTTACGGGACGGTGGAGCTCTCGGTGACCCTGCTGGGGCCGGACGAGATGCGCACGGTCAATCGCGAGTACCGGGAGCGGGACGAGGCGACGGACGTGCTGTCCTTCCCGCTCTGGGAGGCGGACGGCCGTTTCGTCCCGGACGGGGCGCTGACGGAGCTGCTGCCTCTCGGGGACATCCTGATCTGTCCGGAGGAGGTGGCGCGCCTGCACGAGGGGCTTCCCTCCGAGGACGCCCTCTGCCTCGTGCTGGCGCATGGCTTTCTGCATTTGCTGGCCTGGGACCATGACACAGAGGAGCGGGAGTCGGCCATGTGGGCCCGTCAGGACGCCGTCAAACAACGGCTCCTGGACGTCCTGAGGGGAGGGCACTAGGATGGGGGGCCTTTCCGGAAATGCCCTGCTGCCCTTTTTGAAGAGCTGCCTCTGGTTCGTCGTCCTGTTCCTTCTGTCGGCGTTCTGCAGCGCCTCGGAGACTGCCATCACG from uncultured Fretibacterium sp. carries:
- the ybeY gene encoding rRNA maturation RNase YbeY — encoded protein: MRLELHVDGPEDGEPQSPIPLSIWGAFGRVLESELASLYPEIVRYGTVELSVTLLGPDEMRTVNREYRERDEATDVLSFPLWEADGRFVPDGALTELLPLGDILICPEEVARLHEGLPSEDALCLVLAHGFLHLLAWDHDTEERESAMWARQDAVKQRLLDVLRGGH